A window of the Zeugodacus cucurbitae isolate PBARC_wt_2022May chromosome 4, idZeuCucr1.2, whole genome shotgun sequence genome harbors these coding sequences:
- the LOC105221291 gene encoding uncharacterized protein C16orf52 homolog A, which yields MDKLTMISATLFLAADVFAIVSLAMPDWIVTEEAGDIRLGLMWTCMTLYNRSQVCYTPELQPEWLVALVCIFIGCICITTTVILLASSSWDRNVIPYARWVGFTAMVLFCLAAVVLPLGFHVEEIGGQAYQLPNTYKIGISYILFVLALWITVVSELFAGKVCLPHF from the exons ATGGATAAATTAACCATGATAAGTGCTACATTGTTTCTCGCAGCCGATGTTTTTGCTATAGTCAGTTTAGCGATGCCCGATTGGATTGTAACTGAAGAAGCAG GTGATATCCGTCTTGGTTTAATGTGGACTTGTATGACGCTATATAACCGTTCACAAGTATGTTATACACCTGAACTGCAGCCAGAGTGGTTAGTAGCTTTAGTCTGCATATTTATCGGTTGTATTTGTATTACCACTACTGTAATACTTTTGGCGTCCAGCAGTTGGGATCGGAATGTTATACCATATGCCCGTTGGGTCGGATTTACCGCTATGGTTTTATTTTGCTTAGCTGCGGTGGTTCTTCCATTAGGTTTCCATGTCGAAGAGATTGGTGGACAGGCCTACCAACTTCCTAATACCTATAAAATTggcatttcatatattttgtttgtattagCTCTTTGGATAACAGTGGTATCTGAGTTGTTTGCAGGAAAAGTATGTTTgccacatttttaa